One Nitrospira sp. DNA window includes the following coding sequences:
- a CDS encoding Ornithine carbamoyltransferase, with product MSRRPRRSTTEAALGKDFLELLSIPSTELRTLLRLAAQLKVKQRRGVPHPLLQGRMLGLLFQKPSTRTRVSFEAGMNQLGGQAMVLPMGDIQLSRGESVADTAHVLSRYLDAIVVRTFDHAIVEEWAREATIPVINGLTDLSHPCQALSDLLTIEEKKRRLKGIKIAYVGDGNNVTNSLIEAAAKMGMTIAVGCPAGYQPDQHIVDLARVEAQQTGAVIEIGTDPFVAVKDADVVYTDVWISMGREREQARRLKTLAPYQLNERLLKRAKPDALVMHCLPAHRGEEISAEVLDGPQSVVLDQAENRLHMQKAILVRLLGREKVSRQIGL from the coding sequence ATGTCACGGCGTCCTCGTCGGTCTACAACCGAGGCCGCACTGGGGAAAGATTTCCTGGAGCTGCTCTCGATTCCCAGCACGGAGCTCAGGACGTTGTTGCGGCTGGCCGCGCAACTCAAGGTCAAGCAACGGCGCGGCGTGCCCCATCCCCTGTTGCAGGGCCGCATGCTCGGCCTGCTCTTCCAGAAACCATCGACCCGCACCAGGGTGTCGTTCGAGGCCGGGATGAATCAGCTCGGCGGACAGGCGATGGTGCTGCCGATGGGCGATATTCAACTGTCGCGCGGTGAGAGCGTGGCAGACACGGCCCATGTCCTGTCGCGGTATTTGGACGCCATCGTCGTACGCACGTTCGACCATGCGATCGTGGAAGAATGGGCGCGCGAGGCGACCATTCCCGTGATCAACGGCCTCACGGATTTGAGTCACCCCTGTCAGGCCCTCTCCGACCTGTTGACCATCGAGGAGAAAAAGCGGCGGCTGAAGGGCATCAAGATCGCCTATGTCGGCGACGGCAACAACGTGACCAATTCCCTGATCGAAGCCGCGGCGAAAATGGGGATGACGATCGCCGTGGGTTGCCCGGCCGGCTATCAACCGGACCAGCATATCGTGGACCTGGCCCGCGTGGAAGCGCAGCAGACCGGCGCCGTGATCGAGATCGGGACGGATCCCTTCGTGGCGGTCAAGGATGCCGATGTGGTCTATACCGATGTGTGGATCAGCATGGGGCGCGAGCGGGAGCAGGCGCGGCGGCTCAAGACCCTGGCGCCGTATCAGCTCAACGAGCGATTGTTGAAGCGCGCGAAACCGGATGCGCTGGTCATGCATTGTCTGCCGGCCCATCGCGGGGAAGAGATCAGCGCCGAGGTGTTGGATGGTCCGCAGTCGGTCGTACTCGATCAGGCCGAGAACCGCCTGCACATGCAGAAGGCGATTCTCGTGCGCTTATTGGGGCGCGAGAAAGTGAGTAGACAAATTGGATTGTAA
- a CDS encoding N-acetylornithine aminotransferase, with protein sequence MPTGELRLNADQYLMNTYQRQPISIVRGRGSKVYDLEGREYVDFVAGIAVNLLGHGHPDLVLAIQKQVQQLIHTSNLYYTEPQVRLAQALVEHSFAQKVFFCNSGAEANEAAIKLARKYSYDKYGTDRCDIITMKNSFHGRTLATLTATGQEKVQKGFAPLMPGFSYVTFNDLSEVERAITPKTAAIMLEPIQAEGGVYVADRGYLQGLRDLCRERDVLLIFDEVQTGMGRTGTLFCYEQFGMQPDIMTLAKGLGGGVPIGACLATDVVAHAFTPGTHASTFGGNPLACAAGLAVLRVLLDGKILEQGRRMGESLAKGLAALQERHRVVKDVRGLGLLQGMELDIDGKAVVADCLARRLLINCTGDRVLRFVPPLIITQPEIDRLLDALSQSLSRQTASSTH encoded by the coding sequence ATGCCGACAGGTGAGTTGCGTCTCAACGCCGACCAATACTTGATGAATACCTACCAGCGCCAGCCGATTTCGATCGTGCGCGGGCGCGGGAGCAAGGTCTACGACCTGGAAGGGCGGGAGTACGTCGATTTTGTGGCCGGCATCGCGGTGAATCTCCTCGGACATGGGCATCCAGACCTGGTATTGGCGATTCAGAAGCAGGTGCAACAGCTGATCCATACGTCGAACCTCTATTATACCGAGCCGCAGGTACGCTTGGCTCAGGCCTTGGTCGAGCATTCGTTTGCGCAGAAAGTCTTCTTTTGCAACAGCGGTGCGGAAGCGAACGAAGCGGCGATCAAACTGGCCCGAAAATATTCGTACGATAAATACGGCACCGACCGCTGCGACATCATCACGATGAAGAATTCTTTCCACGGGCGCACCCTGGCTACGCTGACGGCGACCGGGCAAGAAAAGGTCCAGAAGGGATTCGCCCCGCTGATGCCGGGGTTCTCCTATGTGACGTTCAATGATTTATCGGAAGTCGAGCGGGCGATCACGCCGAAGACCGCCGCCATCATGCTTGAGCCCATTCAGGCCGAAGGCGGGGTGTATGTCGCGGATCGCGGCTACCTACAGGGGTTGCGGGATCTCTGCCGGGAACGCGATGTGCTCCTGATCTTCGATGAAGTCCAGACCGGCATGGGCCGGACCGGCACCCTCTTCTGCTATGAACAATTCGGGATGCAGCCGGATATCATGACCTTGGCAAAGGGGCTCGGTGGCGGTGTGCCGATCGGGGCCTGTCTGGCGACTGATGTCGTTGCGCACGCCTTCACCCCCGGGACCCATGCCTCGACGTTCGGGGGCAACCCCTTGGCCTGTGCCGCCGGCTTGGCGGTGCTGCGGGTGTTGTTGGACGGCAAGATCTTGGAGCAGGGCCGGCGAATGGGCGAGAGTTTAGCGAAGGGATTGGCCGCCTTACAGGAGCGGCATCGTGTCGTGAAGGATGTGCGCGGCCTGGGTCTATTGCAAGGCATGGAATTGGACATTGACGGGAAAGCCGTCGTTGCCGATTGCCTGGCTCGCCGGTTGTTGATCAACTGCACGGGCGATCGGGTCCTGCGGTTCGTCCCCCCACTCATTATCACGCAGCCAGAGATCGATCGCTTGCTGGACGCGCTCTCCCAGAGCTTGAGCCGGCAAACCGCCTCATCAACCCATTAA
- a CDS encoding Argininosuccinate lyase yields the protein MATSRTGPPRARKPARSSQQADRTLPKGKAWGGRFAERTDGLVEQFTSSLAYDRRLYPYDIQGSIAHCKTLERAKVFTARESAQLVRGLQAVKAELDGGRFPFSPQDEDIHMAIERRLTELIGPLGGKLHTGRSRNDQVALDLRLFLRDVLTRLMDQIQEFRRVLVGQARAHLDVVMPGYTHLQRAQPVLLAHHLLAYVEMFERDRGRLDDCRERLNVMPLGSGALAGSNYPVDRRYTASLLEFPSVTQNSLDAVSDRDGVVEVLSALSLIMMHLSRLSEELILWASQEFRFVDLPDTFCTGSSMMPQKKNPDVPELVRGKTGRVYGHLLGTLTLLKGLPLSYNRDLQEDKEALFDAVDTTEQSLVLCTELMRRLVVNRAVLAEAAEGGGMLATELADYLVTKGVPFREAHSITGQIVRSSLEKRRSLQQLTLEELGAFSAHFGQDVLNCLTVQGAIDRKGQVGGTARRRVEARIQELEKALKG from the coding sequence ATGGCGACAAGCAGAACCGGCCCTCCTCGCGCGCGCAAGCCGGCCCGGTCATCCCAACAAGCCGATCGTACGTTGCCGAAAGGCAAGGCCTGGGGCGGCCGGTTTGCCGAGCGAACCGATGGGTTGGTGGAGCAGTTCACCTCGTCGCTGGCCTACGATCGGCGACTCTACCCCTACGACATTCAAGGCAGCATCGCCCATTGCAAAACGCTTGAGCGGGCGAAGGTGTTCACGGCTCGGGAATCGGCTCAGCTCGTGCGCGGATTGCAAGCCGTGAAGGCGGAGTTGGACGGAGGGCGATTCCCGTTCTCGCCGCAGGATGAAGATATTCATATGGCGATCGAGCGCCGACTGACGGAGTTGATCGGTCCTTTAGGGGGGAAGCTCCACACGGGGCGAAGCCGCAACGACCAGGTGGCGCTGGATCTCCGCCTTTTTTTACGGGACGTCCTCACGCGGTTGATGGATCAGATTCAAGAATTTCGGCGGGTATTGGTCGGGCAAGCGCGGGCGCATCTGGATGTCGTCATGCCGGGATACACGCACTTGCAGCGGGCTCAACCGGTATTGTTGGCCCATCATCTGTTGGCCTATGTCGAAATGTTCGAACGGGACCGGGGCCGTCTGGACGATTGCCGGGAACGGCTCAACGTGATGCCCTTGGGGTCGGGAGCCTTGGCCGGATCGAACTATCCGGTCGACCGGCGATACACGGCCTCGCTCTTGGAGTTTCCGTCGGTCACGCAGAACAGTCTCGACGCCGTGTCGGACCGCGACGGGGTGGTGGAGGTGCTCAGTGCGCTGTCGTTGATCATGATGCACCTCTCGCGTTTGAGCGAAGAGCTGATCCTCTGGGCGTCACAGGAGTTTCGCTTCGTGGACCTGCCTGATACGTTCTGTACCGGCAGCAGCATGATGCCGCAAAAAAAGAATCCCGACGTGCCCGAACTGGTCCGAGGCAAGACGGGACGCGTGTATGGCCACTTGCTGGGGACCCTCACGCTCCTCAAGGGGTTGCCGCTGAGTTACAATCGCGACCTTCAGGAGGATAAAGAAGCGTTGTTCGATGCCGTCGATACGACGGAGCAATCGCTGGTCCTCTGTACGGAATTGATGCGGCGTTTGGTCGTCAACCGGGCGGTCCTGGCCGAGGCAGCCGAAGGGGGCGGGATGTTGGCGACGGAATTGGCCGATTACCTCGTGACGAAGGGAGTGCCGTTCCGAGAGGCCCATTCCATTACCGGACAAATTGTGCGATCCTCGCTGGAAAAACGACGATCGCTCCAGCAGTTGACCCTGGAAGAGTTGGGGGCGTTCTCGGCGCATTTCGGGCAGGATGTGCTGAACTGTCTCACGGTGCAGGGTGCAATCGACCGGAAAGGTCAGGTCGGCGGCACCGCAAGGCGTAGAGTCGAGGCCCGTATCCAGGAACTTGAGAAGGCGCTGAAGGGATGA
- a CDS encoding Argininosuccinate synthase: MSRLSYKKVVLAYSGGLDTSVILKWLEEVYGCTVVAFCADLGQGEDLKAIKAKAQALGVKKVYMEDLREVFVKEHVFPMLRGNAVYEGNYLLGTSIARPLIARRQIEIAAKEGAEAVCHGATGKGNDQVRFELTYMALHPQIKIIAPWREWTMRSRRELIEYAEKHGIPVTATKARPYSMDMNLFHTSYEGGILEDPWEAPPEEIFVMSVSPERAPDKAREVEIDYVAGDPVAVDGKKMSPAALLANLNKLGGEHGVGRVDLVENRYVGMKSRGVYETPGGTILHAAHRGLESLTMDREVLHLRDSLIPRYAELIYYGYWYAPEREMLQTALDEAQRDVTGTVRVKLYKGTCTVVGRKSPRSLYRLDMATFEEDDVYRQKDAEGFIRLNALRLAIRAQRNKKRSSK, from the coding sequence ATGAGTCGGTTATCGTATAAAAAAGTGGTGTTGGCCTATTCCGGTGGGCTGGATACGTCGGTCATTTTGAAATGGCTGGAGGAAGTGTACGGCTGCACGGTCGTCGCGTTTTGCGCCGACCTAGGGCAGGGTGAAGACCTGAAGGCCATCAAGGCCAAGGCGCAGGCGTTGGGGGTGAAAAAGGTTTACATGGAGGACCTGCGCGAGGTCTTCGTGAAGGAACATGTCTTCCCCATGCTGCGCGGGAACGCCGTCTATGAAGGCAATTATTTGTTGGGCACGTCGATCGCCCGGCCCTTGATCGCGCGGCGGCAAATCGAGATTGCCGCGAAGGAAGGCGCGGAGGCGGTCTGTCATGGGGCGACCGGTAAGGGGAACGATCAGGTCCGGTTCGAGTTGACCTACATGGCGCTCCATCCGCAGATCAAGATCATTGCGCCCTGGCGGGAATGGACCATGCGCTCGCGTCGTGAGTTGATCGAGTATGCGGAGAAACATGGCATCCCCGTCACTGCCACAAAGGCAAGGCCCTATAGCATGGATATGAACCTGTTCCATACGAGTTACGAGGGCGGCATTCTGGAAGATCCGTGGGAAGCCCCGCCGGAGGAAATTTTCGTAATGTCCGTCTCACCGGAGCGGGCGCCCGACAAGGCACGGGAAGTGGAAATCGACTATGTCGCTGGTGACCCGGTGGCGGTGGACGGCAAGAAAATGAGCCCGGCCGCGCTGTTGGCCAATCTCAATAAGTTGGGCGGCGAACACGGCGTCGGCCGCGTCGATCTGGTGGAGAACCGCTATGTCGGCATGAAATCGCGGGGTGTCTACGAAACTCCCGGCGGCACGATTCTTCATGCAGCCCATCGCGGCCTGGAGTCGTTGACGATGGACCGGGAGGTGCTGCATCTGCGGGACAGTCTCATTCCGCGCTATGCCGAGCTGATCTATTACGGCTATTGGTATGCGCCTGAGCGGGAGATGCTGCAGACCGCCCTCGATGAGGCGCAGCGGGATGTGACGGGCACCGTCAGGGTGAAACTCTACAAGGGGACCTGCACCGTGGTCGGCCGCAAGTCACCGCGTTCGCTCTACCGGTTGGACATGGCTACGTTCGAAGAAGACGATGTCTATCGGCAGAAGGATGCGGAAGGGTTCATCCGGTTGAATGCCCTCAGGTTGGCGATTCGGGCGCAGCGCAACAAGAAACGATCGAGCAAGTAA